The sequence CAAGGGCGAGCTCGACGCGAAGGCCATTGCCGGCACGGGCGAAGGCGACGCTGTCGAACGCGCCGCCTGGACACTCACGGCACGGGCCGTCTTGAATCTCGACGAAACCATCACGAAGGAATAATCCATGAATGGATCGGCCGACAAAGATCGCTCTTCGACCCGCCGTGCCTTTCTGCAGGAAAGCGGCGTCGGGCTGGGCAAGATCGCGCTGGCGTCTCTCTTGTCGGGCGCGTTCGAAGGATCGCGCACGGCACAAGCGGCGCCGGCCGCGGCCAACGACGTGCTGGCCGCGCGGCCCGGGCATTTCGCGCCGCGCGCCAAGGCCGTGATCCATCTGTTCATGACCGGCGCGCCGAGCCATCTCGATCTGTTCGATTACAAGCCGAAGCTGGCCGAGTTCGAAGGCAAGCCAATCCCGCCCGAGGTGATCGGCGGTCAGCGCTATGCCTTCATCCGGTCGGACGCGGCGGCCATGGGCCCGCGATTCAAGTTCAACAAGCACGGTCGCTGCGGCGCCGAGATCGCCGACGTGCTGCCCCACCTGGCCGAAGTGGTCGACGATATCTGCCTGGTACGATCGATGCGGACTGATCAGTTCAATCACGCGCCGGCGCAGATTTTCTTCAATTCCGGTTTTGGCCAGCCTGGCCGGCCCAGCATGGGCTCGTGGGTCACTTACGGCTTGGGAGCCGAGACGCGCGATCTGCCGGCGTTTATCGTGATGTCGACCGGCACCGGCATCAGCGGCGGCGCCGCCAACTGGTCGAGCGGCTTTCTGCCCACGGTCTACGGCGGCGTGCGTTTGCGCAACCAGGGTGATCCGATTCTCGATGTCTCGAGCCCGGCTGGCATCGATGCGCGGACGCAGCGCGAAACGCTGGACCTGGTCGGCGCGCTCAACCGGCAACGGCTGGACACGGTAGGCGATCCCGAAATCAGCACGCGCATCGCTTCGTACGAAATGGCGTTCCGCCTGCAAACTTCGGCGCCGGAGCTGATGGATCTGAAGAGCGAATCGCAGGCCACGCTCGACATGTATGGGGTCGATCCGGCCAAGCCCTCGTTCGCCAGGGCCTGCTTGCTCGCGCGGCGAATGGTCGAGCGGGGCGTCCGCTTCATCAGCATCTACAACGAAGGCTGGGACGCCCACAGCGATATCGTCGGCAACCACACCAAAAACTGCGGCGATACGGACCGCGGCTCGGCAGCGCTTGTCAAGGATCTACGGCAGCGGGGACTTTTGGACGAGACGCTGGTCGTGTGGGGAGGCGAATTCGGACGCACGCCGATGGTCGAGAGCAACAAGGCACTCGGTCGCAGCCTGGGACGCGATCATCATCCGCAGGCATTCACCATGTGGCTGGCCGGCGGCGGTATCAAGCCGGGCTTCTCGTATGGTAAGACCGATGAATTGGGCTTCAACATCGTCGAGAACCAGGTCCACGTTCACGATATTCAGGCCACGATCCTCAACCAACTCGGGCTCGATCACGAGCGGCTGACGTACCGCTATGCGGGCCGCGATTTCCGCCTGACCGACGTACACGGCCGCGTGGTGCGAGAGATTCTGGCGTAGTCCGGTAAAGTGATGAGCGATAAGTGATGAGTGATGAACGAAAGACGATGGTGGCTGCTGAACCAACTGGATGTTGTTCGGCCAGCACCTTCGATCGTCATTGACCATTGAGCGCTCCACGGATTCTTCCCGCTCAGCACTCATCACTCCGCGATCCGCGCTTCTTGACGCCCTAGCGGTGTGTCGTGCCTTTCAAGATCGGCCGCGCCTTCCAATTGGCGTCAGGCCCGAAGCGCAGATTCGTCGAAGCATGTCCAGCCGGCGCGTCGCCGTAGAGCCGGCGGACAGCCAGCGTTTCGAGTGATGGCCCGGCGGCAGCCGCAAGCAGCAGGAATACAGCCGACCCCCAAGCCAGTCGCGACAGATGGCCACCGGCGATCCCCGTTTCGTTTTGCGTCTCGCGCGGTAGGACCAGAACGAGTACCGTCACGATCGCGGCGTTGATGATGATCACCCCTTCGGTCAGTAGTCGCTGGTCGGTGAAGCCCGTCAATGCCTTGGCGAAGTTGCCGAGTACGAACGGCCACAGAATCAGCAGATACAAAAGCTGTCCGCGCCCGAGCCAGCTCTTCGGCAGAATGGCCAGCGGCCGCCACATGTGTACCAGGGCGAGAACCGCGAACGCCAGCGTACACGCGGCAAAGAACAGGTTGAACCACTCAACGGCTGAGAGCTCGATGCTGTCAAAAAGCGGTGCCTGCATCCGCAAGGGCAGCGAGCGGTATTCGCCGTGCGCGGCGGTCCAGTCGGCAACGTTCTTGACCAGGTTCTCGTAGAGCAGCCAGGGAACGACGAACAGTAGCGCCACCAGTTCGGTCCAGCGGCGACGCGGCGCGGCGTTGTTGCAAGCGCCGGAACGCGTCGCCAGAAGACCCATCGCCACGGCAATGCCGACGCCGTTGATGAATCCGTACGACTGTTCGAGGAAGCTGTGCCAGTTGGCGCTCTGCCAATGGCGCCAGGTATCGACGACCGCCGGATCGGAAACCAGGTTCGGGTTGCCCGGCGCGACCATTGCCAGCTTCAGGAGTGCAATGCCGGAGAAGCCGAGTCCGCCGATCGCGCCGCTTACGAGCATGGCACTCGTGACCGCGGCCAGGCGCTCGCGCCGGCACCAGAGCAGCGCGCCCAGAAAAACGCCCAGGATGCCGGCCCAATCGTCGCCGCGCGGCGGCGTCATGCGCACCGCGAACATGACGGGCAATAGCGTGAAGCACGCCAGCCAGCCTAGCCCCATGTAGAGAAACAAGCGCGAGCCCATCGCGAAGCGACCGTGCCGCGCAAAGTAGACCGCGATGCCGAGCGCCAGCCCCAGCCCCGCGCCCAAGTACGGACTGGCCTGCGGCAAAAAGTTCGGCCAGTTGGTGACCAACTGTTCGACGTCGAATTGCGAAGTGTCACCTTGCGGGCGGACGAGCAGATTCCACAGCGGTTCGCCCGCTCCGACGACGCGCAGCAAATACTGCACGCCCGCGCCTGCTCCCGCGCCGATCGCGCCCCACAGGGGCAACTCCCACGCGCGGCCGAAGCGCCGTTCAAAAAGATCAAACAGCAACATGGCCACGACGGCGGTGCAGGCCTGCAAATAATCGCTATCGAGCCAATAGAGCGGGCTGTCCTGGCGCTTCATCGCGCCTTCGACCTGCATCTTGTCGTTGATGAGCGGAATGATGTAGTCCGCGACGCCCATCGCGGCCAGGACGACGAGCATGGGCACGAAC comes from Pirellulales bacterium and encodes:
- a CDS encoding DUF1501 domain-containing protein — protein: MNGSADKDRSSTRRAFLQESGVGLGKIALASLLSGAFEGSRTAQAAPAAANDVLAARPGHFAPRAKAVIHLFMTGAPSHLDLFDYKPKLAEFEGKPIPPEVIGGQRYAFIRSDAAAMGPRFKFNKHGRCGAEIADVLPHLAEVVDDICLVRSMRTDQFNHAPAQIFFNSGFGQPGRPSMGSWVTYGLGAETRDLPAFIVMSTGTGISGGAANWSSGFLPTVYGGVRLRNQGDPILDVSSPAGIDARTQRETLDLVGALNRQRLDTVGDPEISTRIASYEMAFRLQTSAPELMDLKSESQATLDMYGVDPAKPSFARACLLARRMVERGVRFISIYNEGWDAHSDIVGNHTKNCGDTDRGSAALVKDLRQRGLLDETLVVWGGEFGRTPMVESNKALGRSLGRDHHPQAFTMWLAGGGIKPGFSYGKTDELGFNIVENQVHVHDIQATILNQLGLDHERLTYRYAGRDFRLTDVHGRVVREILA